In Bombus terrestris chromosome 13, iyBomTerr1.2, whole genome shotgun sequence, the DNA window TAACAATAGAAATCTACTACatagatacatatacataattttactaattttaaatAGCACAGCTCGttaataataaaacgaataGCGTTGACATTTGCCGTTCTCATTTTTTACGCGCAACgaatattatatcaattatattgATATCGCGTGGGGAAAATATTGCGAGTGATGCAGCAGACAGTTTTACGCGTCTGATAATCTGGTTGGTACGAATATTGCTTGATTCACGTCGTATTTAAATACATCTTAAAATAACGttttaaaataccaaaaatggaacattttcatacaatatgcATGTAACGATAACAGATGTATATAAGAATTTATAGTTTCAAAGTTTCAAAGAATAAAGACATTTTCTATCTAATCATCGAATATATTCAATAACGCTGCAATTAGCATTAACAAAAAAGTCAGATACTGttcatatattatgtatgtgtTATATTAACAACGCAAATAagacaatatattttattcataattcgacatatattgcTCAACAAGGACATGTCCCTAAATGCGCGGAGAGGCTAAGCAGGCTTATACGCGCGTTTATTCACGATAAGGATCATCAAAAATATCATCGTATTCACGTGTATCTACCAACACCATAAATACACCCTCAAATTAGGGAAAAATATCGTCAAGGGTCCAGCATTCGACCAACACCGctttaacgatataatttaacCCCTCTTCTTTTATTCTACGGCGAAAAGAAATGTCTTACAGAATTTTTATAGCACGacattataaattctttttcagAAGAGAAATTATAATgagtggctttgaaattttgtGCGGGTTAGCCGCATTACTTCTGGCTCTCTATTATTATTCCACGTCAACCTTCGATTTTTGGAAGAGTCGTGGAGTTCAAGGACCAAAGCCTGTATTCTTATTTGGAAACACCATAGACCTGATGCTTGCAAGAATATCAATGGTGGCTTACCAACAGAATCTTTATAAAGTATACAAAAACGAGCCGATGGTTGGGTTGTACATGAGAAGATCACCGGTTCTTGTTCTAAAAGATCCGGAACTGATAAAAGATGTCATGATTAGAGATTTCTCGAAATTCGCCGATCGAGGATTTGCTGTTCATGAAAGGGTATGTTACATTGCATTTGTAAGTGAAGAAATTAGCGATAAAGTATTAATAGCCACTCCATGTTCTTTatccaaatttttttttttcgtacttGTGATTTATTAATGGTACTATcacaaagtaaataaatattcttatcGTAATTCTAGACATAAAAATAGATCTCCCGGATAATTCATTGCTTAACGAAGAAATTTCTAATCTTTCATTCTCcgacgataacgttatatttgtcCTGTTTGCttgaaaggaaatattttgTCGGTTTTTAAGCTGATATCGCGAACTGTTCACAGACAGAACCATTGTCAATGCATCTCTTCAATTTGGAACCAAAAAGATGGCGTCCGTTAAGATCGAAACTCACTCCAATGTTCACATCTGGCAAACTGAAAGACATGTTTGGTCTCATCCTCGAATGTGCAGATCATTTCGAAAAATACTTGGATAAACTGACCGCGGAGGAAGAGCCCATAGATTTTCGCGAGGTAACAGCGAAATTCACGACCGACGTGATTGGTTCCTGCGCTTTTGGAATCGAGATGAGCTCGTTATCGGACGAAGATAGTGAGTTTCGTAAAATCGGCAGACAAATCTTCGCTCTGAACTTCGAGAACGTAATACGGTTAAAACTCAGACTGTACATGTCGAAACTGTACGATTTGTTGGGTTACATTATTCCCGACAGAAGACTTGCTCCGTTCTTTACCAAGCTCGTGACAGACACTATGAAATACAGGAAAGAGCATAACATATACAGGCCTGACTTTATACATATGCTTATGGAATTGAAAGAACATCCAGAGAAATTGGGCGACATTAGTAAGTTTATACCGAcaactt includes these proteins:
- the LOC100647234 gene encoding probable cytochrome P450 6a14, producing the protein MSGFEILCGLAALLLALYYYSTSTFDFWKSRGVQGPKPVFLFGNTIDLMLARISMVAYQQNLYKVYKNEPMVGLYMRRSPVLVLKDPELIKDVMIRDFSKFADRGFAVHERTEPLSMHLFNLEPKRWRPLRSKLTPMFTSGKLKDMFGLILECADHFEKYLDKLTAEEEPIDFREVTAKFTTDVIGSCAFGIEMSSLSDEDSEFRKIGRQIFALNFENVIRLKLRLYMSKLYDLLGYIIPDRRLAPFFTKLVTDTMKYRKEHNIYRPDFIHMLMELKEHPEKLGDIKLTDSLLTAQAFVFFAAGFETSSSAMSNALYELALNQEIQDKLRQEIKEHLAKHNGELQYEHVKDMEYLEKVFKETLRKYPPGSLLPRRSTSAYTFRNTKVSIPEGLIIWIPIYSLHHDADIYPNPDVFNPENFNEDAIEARHPMTYLPFGDGPRNCIGARFAIYQTKVGLITILRNYKVDVCDKTMIPYEFSKTSFLLTPKGGIYLKLTKLKT